A stretch of Leisingera sp. S132 DNA encodes these proteins:
- the fliL gene encoding flagellar basal body-associated protein FliL produces MTDAAVDIEADAPAKKGKLPLIIGVVLALAGAGGGFFAVQSGLLPFGQKAAPEPAHAAEVAPEGVDTGETAMDIANLAFIEMDPILITLRKASGLKHLRFRAQLEVSLAHQAEVERVLPRVVDVLNSYLRALELEDLSDPMALPKLRAQMLRRINIATGQGRVRDLLIMDFVLN; encoded by the coding sequence ATGACAGACGCTGCAGTAGATATCGAAGCAGATGCCCCGGCCAAGAAAGGCAAATTGCCCCTGATCATTGGGGTGGTGCTTGCACTGGCGGGCGCGGGCGGCGGATTCTTTGCCGTACAGTCAGGCCTTCTTCCCTTTGGTCAGAAAGCGGCGCCAGAACCGGCGCACGCGGCCGAAGTGGCGCCAGAAGGCGTGGACACAGGTGAGACGGCGATGGATATCGCCAATCTTGCCTTCATCGAAATGGACCCGATTCTGATTACCCTGCGCAAAGCCAGCGGTTTGAAGCATCTCAGGTTCCGCGCGCAACTAGAGGTCAGCCTGGCACACCAGGCTGAAGTCGAAAGAGTCCTCCCGCGGGTTGTCGATGTCCTGAACAGCTATCTGAGAGCATTGGAGCTGGAGGATCTGTCAGATCCGATGGCTCTTCCGAAACTGAGGGCGCAGATGCTGCGGCGGATCAATATTGCCACCGGCCAGGGCCGGGTGCGCGATCTGCTGATCATGGATTTCGTACTGAACTAG
- a CDS encoding MotE family protein produces MAKKTKRFRRSGTLMMLALLLMGSAVVRLGLEAGPAIAREVASLKEAGQEGAAHDGQPQRDAMPTSAELQTMLAAFQQREEVLAAREAEIEDRMKALEIADQAIDMKLAALEQAEEKLRATLALADGATEADVSRLTTVYEQMKPKEASALFEEMDPAFAAGFLARMQPEAAAGIMAGLSPEAAYTISVVLAGRNGSVPKE; encoded by the coding sequence ATGGCGAAGAAAACCAAACGCTTCCGGCGCAGCGGCACTCTGATGATGCTGGCGCTGCTGCTGATGGGCTCTGCCGTGGTGCGGCTGGGTCTTGAAGCCGGACCTGCCATTGCACGTGAAGTAGCGAGCCTCAAGGAGGCGGGCCAGGAAGGTGCCGCGCATGACGGGCAGCCGCAGCGCGACGCGATGCCGACATCGGCCGAGCTGCAGACGATGCTGGCAGCATTTCAGCAGAGGGAAGAGGTCTTGGCCGCCCGCGAGGCGGAGATCGAAGACCGGATGAAGGCGCTGGAAATTGCTGATCAGGCGATTGATATGAAGCTGGCGGCGTTGGAGCAGGCGGAAGAGAAGCTGCGCGCAACCCTCGCGCTGGCTGACGGGGCAACTGAAGCAGATGTGTCCCGGCTGACGACGGTTTACGAACAGATGAAACCCAAGGAAGCCTCAGCATTGTTCGAGGAAATGGACCCGGCTTTTGCTGCGGGTTTCCTGGCCCGCATGCAGCCGGAGGCAGCCGCGGGAATCATGGCAGGCCTCAGCCCCGAGGCAGCCTATACGATCAGCGTCGTGCTGGCCGGACGTAACGGATCCGTGCCCAAGGAATAA
- the fliP gene encoding flagellar type III secretion system pore protein FliP (The bacterial flagellar biogenesis protein FliP forms a type III secretion system (T3SS)-type pore required for flagellar assembly.) — MTHTTFVRAALISVLLLTLPHTALAQELSLSLADGQSISARSIQLILLITVLSLAPGLLIMITCFPFLVTVLSILRQGIGLQQAPPNMLMISLALFLTYFVMEPVFTEAWSTGINPLLEERLEPGEAITRSLEPFRAFMANRLDPDTFYAIADLRPETQGLDPVPEAPLSALVPSFLLSEIARAFQIGFLVFLPFLVIDLVVAAILMSMGMMMVPPAIVSLPFKLAFFVVADGWSLIATALVRSYYP; from the coding sequence ATGACACATACGACATTTGTGCGGGCGGCTCTGATCTCGGTGCTGCTGCTGACCCTGCCGCACACCGCCCTTGCTCAAGAATTGAGCCTCTCTCTGGCAGACGGGCAGTCGATATCCGCCCGTTCGATCCAGCTGATCCTGCTGATTACTGTGCTCAGCCTGGCCCCTGGGCTGCTGATCATGATTACCTGCTTCCCGTTCCTGGTGACGGTTCTTTCCATCCTCCGTCAGGGCATCGGGCTGCAGCAGGCGCCCCCCAATATGCTGATGATCAGCCTGGCGCTGTTTCTGACCTATTTCGTGATGGAACCGGTTTTCACAGAAGCCTGGTCCACTGGCATCAATCCGCTTCTGGAAGAGCGGCTCGAGCCCGGCGAAGCCATCACGCGCAGCTTGGAGCCGTTCCGGGCATTCATGGCCAACAGGCTGGACCCGGACACGTTTTATGCAATTGCTGATCTCAGACCCGAGACTCAGGGCCTGGACCCGGTGCCTGAGGCACCTTTGTCAGCCTTGGTGCCAAGCTTTCTGCTGTCGGAAATTGCCCGGGCCTTTCAAATCGGTTTCCTGGTGTTCCTGCCGTTCCTTGTGATTGATCTCGTCGTTGCCGCGATCCTGATGTCGATGGGGATGATGATGGTCCCTCCAGCAATCGTCTCCCTGCCCTTCAAACTGGCGTTCTTTGTTGTCGCTGATGGCTGGAGCCTGATCGCAACTGCACTGGTCCGCAGCTACTACCCCTGA
- the fliF gene encoding flagellar basal-body MS-ring/collar protein FliF, which yields MQQIKNVWAEMDMRKRLIAVGATVIMILSVIAMSHVASKPTMTLLYAGLESGTAGDVVRALEQRGTQFEVRGGSIYVPSTQRDELRMTLASEGLPANGGKGYELLDSLSGFGTTSQMFDAAYWRAKEGELARTIVASPHVSQARVHIANTGSNPFQRTVEPTASVSIVPMGSPITPAQANAIRFLVSSAVTGLAVDNVAVIDANGALIGSADTTAAAAAGTDDRSQTIRERVLRLVEARVGQGNAVVEVSVETITDTESIREKLVDPKSRVAVSTDVEERADSSTNQSGEVTVASNIPDGDAASGQGSKANTSATRERINYEISETEKEILRGPGAIKRLTVAVLINGTAVTNEAGEAVFQPRPEEELAAMRELISAAVGFDADRGDVITLKSMELPAVEPQGVVATASFLDKLNFDAMSLIQIAALAIVSLILGLFVVRPILSNQGGSATALPAPGGGADALPGLPGMGGDGFMTAPDLGAGLALDGEIENNETGQFEPLGGLPEMGTGDMMGAIGLPAMGGSTGDPVDRLRSLIGERQEETVQILRGWLEESKEQA from the coding sequence GTGCAGCAGATCAAGAATGTCTGGGCAGAAATGGACATGAGAAAGCGTCTGATTGCCGTGGGAGCCACGGTAATCATGATTCTCAGCGTCATCGCGATGTCCCATGTGGCAAGCAAGCCAACTATGACACTTCTCTATGCCGGGCTGGAAAGCGGCACGGCCGGGGATGTGGTGCGGGCGCTGGAACAGCGCGGCACCCAATTTGAAGTGCGCGGCGGCTCGATTTATGTGCCATCCACGCAACGCGATGAACTTCGTATGACACTGGCCAGCGAAGGCCTACCTGCCAATGGCGGTAAGGGATACGAACTCCTTGATTCGCTTAGTGGTTTCGGTACCACCTCACAAATGTTCGACGCAGCATACTGGCGTGCCAAGGAAGGCGAACTGGCCCGCACAATCGTCGCCAGCCCGCATGTGAGCCAGGCACGGGTGCATATAGCAAATACTGGGTCGAATCCGTTTCAGCGGACTGTTGAACCCACTGCTTCGGTCTCTATTGTGCCAATGGGATCCCCGATCACGCCCGCCCAGGCCAATGCGATCCGTTTCCTGGTATCATCCGCCGTTACCGGCCTGGCTGTGGATAACGTCGCGGTTATTGATGCCAATGGCGCGCTGATCGGCTCTGCCGATACAACTGCCGCAGCAGCTGCGGGCACTGACGACCGTTCGCAAACGATTCGGGAACGCGTGCTGCGGCTTGTCGAAGCCCGCGTGGGGCAGGGCAATGCCGTCGTCGAAGTGAGTGTGGAAACCATCACCGACACCGAATCGATCCGCGAGAAGCTGGTGGACCCGAAAAGCCGTGTTGCGGTCAGCACCGATGTCGAAGAGCGCGCTGATTCATCGACTAACCAGTCCGGCGAGGTCACAGTTGCGTCCAATATTCCTGACGGCGATGCAGCCTCTGGCCAAGGTTCCAAGGCAAACACCAGCGCCACCCGGGAGAGAATCAACTATGAAATCTCGGAAACTGAAAAAGAAATCCTTCGCGGCCCGGGCGCTATCAAACGCCTGACAGTTGCGGTCCTGATCAATGGCACTGCCGTTACAAACGAGGCAGGCGAAGCCGTTTTCCAGCCCCGCCCTGAAGAAGAACTGGCTGCAATGCGGGAGCTGATTTCCGCTGCGGTCGGCTTTGACGCAGACCGTGGAGACGTGATCACGCTCAAATCGATGGAATTGCCGGCAGTTGAACCGCAGGGCGTCGTGGCGACAGCTTCCTTTTTGGACAAACTGAACTTTGACGCCATGTCGCTGATTCAAATCGCGGCTCTCGCCATCGTCAGCCTGATTCTGGGCCTGTTCGTTGTGCGGCCAATCCTGTCGAACCAGGGTGGCTCGGCAACTGCGCTGCCAGCACCAGGTGGCGGGGCTGATGCGCTGCCTGGGCTTCCCGGAATGGGCGGCGACGGCTTCATGACCGCGCCTGACCTGGGTGCAGGGCTGGCTCTGGATGGCGAGATTGAAAACAACGAAACCGGACAGTTCGAGCCGCTAGGCGGCCTGCCTGAGATGGGCACCGGGGATATGATGGGCGCTATCGGCCTGCCCGCCATGGGCGGCAGCACGGGCGATCCCGTCGACCGGCTGCGCAGCCTGATCGGCGAACGTCAGGAAGAGACGGTTCAAATCCTGCGCGGCTGGCTGGAAGAGAGTAAGGAGCAGGCCTGA
- a CDS encoding ABC transporter ATP-binding protein has protein sequence MTIAHLLEDFGMKTPVEPALPAISEELIEEQRLASFENGYSAGWDDAVTAKDQENTRISAELASSLEDLNFTYQEAQSQLLDSLDPMFKVLTSAVLPDAMAASFGHHIVDQLASMAKGQADQPMQIVVSPGEGAAVRSLLPEKFSVPVTVREDSVLSPGQAYLSVGSAECEINCDALLESIQDSIEAFTYHANEDSHYG, from the coding sequence ATGACAATTGCACATTTGCTAGAAGACTTCGGTATGAAGACACCGGTGGAGCCTGCTCTGCCAGCAATTTCCGAGGAGCTCATCGAAGAACAGCGCCTGGCATCATTTGAGAACGGCTATAGTGCCGGCTGGGATGACGCGGTGACGGCCAAGGATCAGGAGAACACCCGGATCTCAGCAGAGCTTGCCAGCTCTCTTGAGGACCTGAATTTCACCTATCAGGAAGCGCAAAGCCAGCTGCTCGACTCACTGGATCCGATGTTCAAGGTTCTGACCAGTGCGGTTCTTCCGGATGCAATGGCCGCATCCTTCGGGCACCATATCGTCGACCAGCTGGCAAGCATGGCCAAGGGGCAGGCCGACCAGCCGATGCAAATCGTGGTTTCTCCAGGCGAGGGCGCTGCTGTGCGCAGTCTGCTGCCGGAGAAGTTTTCCGTGCCAGTGACAGTTCGGGAAGACAGCGTTCTGTCGCCGGGCCAAGCCTACCTGAGCGTGGGCAGCGCGGAGTGCGAAATCAACTGCGACGCCCTTCTCGAGTCCATCCAGGATTCGATCGAAGCCTTTACCTATCACGCAAATGAGGACAGCCACTATGGATGA
- a CDS encoding DUF3684 domain-containing protein — MPDNYIFFGPHGLFQRAAAAGCKADLSARALVKLRSMEIVPLFCPAGRGEFGSHKMRMVSCPIPVPLRASQQKFGSVYNPACPLTGLRGRHFNSSVKSNERGVTCA, encoded by the coding sequence ATGCCGGACAACTACATATTCTTTGGCCCGCATGGGCTGTTTCAGCGCGCAGCGGCCGCAGGCTGCAAAGCCGATTTAAGCGCGCGTGCGCTGGTTAAACTTCGTTCAATGGAAATCGTGCCGCTCTTCTGTCCGGCCGGCAGGGGGGAGTTTGGTTCTCATAAGATGCGAATGGTATCTTGCCCGATTCCCGTTCCGCTGCGGGCGTCACAGCAAAAATTCGGATCTGTTTATAACCCTGCCTGCCCGCTGACTGGGCTTCGTGGCCGGCACTTCAACTCGAGCGTGAAATCCAACGAGCGAGGCGTGACCTGTGCCTAA
- the flhA gene encoding flagellar biosynthesis protein FlhA → MAIIVMMILPMPAWVLDVGLATSFALAILIFTITLFIERPLDFSSFPTILLASLMLRLSLNVSSTKLIIGQGHTGTDAAGGVIEGFAQFVMGGSVFLGLVVFGVLLIVNFMVITKGAARMAEVGARFALDGMPGKQLAIDADMSAGAIDHQTAKERRERDQQETTFFGSLDGASKFVKGDAVAGLLITLLNLVMGLIMGVLVHGMPVGSAFETYAILTVGDGLVSQIPSVIISIAAALLLARGGTTGSTDIALFDQFGRHPAALITVAVLMVLFALVPGLPFLPFVTGGGVLGYVAYRVAKKKRDDAEAEIEEKIEEASDPTASRPLGDILDLDDLHLEFSPDLVSMVLDAGTGLDARIANMRSHIATTFGLILPEIRLTDQHELERGTYVIKVQGVEQVRGTLHPEMVLALMPDNHDALPPGTDVTEPVYGAPARWISAKSQEQAALAGATVVTPPEILATHLLEIIKQNFSRLLSLKSLRRLLDEMTQLSDGFRAEANRKLLDALVPDKVPMDTLHAVLRLLLEERVSIRNMPLILESIAEARMHTTQPELICEHVRQRLGFQLVAEMKREDGTIPLIQLAPEWEDKFSTYQVDSQGAGLDIALPPDLFNRLADGLSDKLGTITDQGVFAAVVTSTRRRRYLKTILKSRGITNPVLSFEEIGLEARPALVGMVQA, encoded by the coding sequence ATGGCGATCATCGTGATGATGATCCTGCCGATGCCGGCCTGGGTTCTGGATGTCGGCCTGGCAACCTCTTTTGCGCTGGCCATCCTGATCTTTACAATCACGCTTTTCATCGAGCGGCCGTTGGATTTTTCTTCCTTCCCAACAATTCTTCTGGCGTCGCTGATGCTGCGATTGTCGTTGAATGTGTCCTCGACCAAATTGATCATCGGGCAGGGGCATACAGGCACCGATGCGGCGGGAGGTGTGATCGAAGGCTTTGCCCAGTTCGTCATGGGCGGCAGCGTTTTCCTGGGACTTGTGGTGTTTGGCGTTCTCTTGATCGTCAACTTCATGGTGATCACCAAGGGTGCTGCTCGGATGGCCGAAGTGGGCGCCCGCTTTGCCCTGGACGGGATGCCGGGCAAGCAGCTGGCAATTGACGCTGACATGTCAGCAGGCGCCATTGACCACCAGACCGCCAAGGAACGCCGGGAGCGCGATCAGCAGGAAACCACATTCTTCGGGTCGCTGGACGGTGCTTCGAAGTTCGTCAAGGGTGACGCGGTTGCAGGCCTGCTGATTACGCTGCTGAACCTGGTGATGGGTCTGATCATGGGCGTTCTTGTCCATGGTATGCCGGTCGGCAGCGCGTTTGAGACCTATGCCATCCTGACCGTAGGCGACGGTTTGGTATCGCAAATCCCTTCGGTGATCATCTCCATTGCAGCAGCGCTGCTGCTGGCTCGCGGCGGCACGACTGGCTCAACGGATATTGCCCTGTTCGATCAGTTCGGCCGTCACCCGGCAGCGCTGATCACGGTTGCAGTACTGATGGTGCTGTTTGCCTTGGTTCCAGGTCTGCCGTTCCTGCCTTTTGTCACCGGCGGCGGTGTGCTGGGCTACGTTGCATACCGTGTGGCCAAGAAAAAGAGGGACGATGCCGAAGCCGAGATCGAAGAAAAGATCGAGGAAGCCTCGGATCCTACGGCATCCCGGCCGCTGGGTGATATCCTGGACCTGGATGATCTGCATCTGGAGTTCTCGCCGGATCTGGTCAGCATGGTGCTGGATGCGGGCACAGGCCTGGATGCGCGGATTGCCAATATGCGGTCTCATATCGCCACCACATTCGGCCTGATCTTGCCCGAGATCCGCTTGACAGATCAGCATGAACTGGAGCGGGGCACTTACGTGATCAAAGTGCAAGGTGTCGAGCAAGTGCGCGGCACATTGCATCCGGAAATGGTTCTGGCACTGATGCCGGACAATCATGATGCCCTGCCGCCCGGAACGGACGTCACTGAACCGGTTTACGGGGCTCCAGCCCGCTGGATCTCTGCCAAGTCGCAGGAACAGGCCGCGCTGGCCGGCGCAACAGTTGTGACGCCGCCTGAAATTCTGGCAACTCATCTTCTTGAAATCATCAAACAGAACTTCTCCCGTCTGCTGTCGCTCAAGTCGCTGCGCCGTTTGTTGGATGAGATGACTCAGCTCTCCGACGGTTTCCGGGCTGAAGCAAACCGCAAGCTGCTGGATGCGCTGGTGCCGGACAAGGTGCCGATGGATACCCTGCATGCGGTGTTGCGGCTGCTCTTGGAAGAGCGGGTTTCGATCCGCAACATGCCGTTGATCCTTGAATCGATTGCCGAAGCACGGATGCACACCACCCAGCCGGAGCTGATTTGCGAACATGTGCGGCAGCGCCTTGGATTCCAGCTGGTCGCCGAAATGAAGCGCGAAGACGGCACCATTCCGCTGATCCAGCTGGCACCGGAGTGGGAAGACAAGTTCTCGACTTACCAAGTTGATTCACAGGGCGCTGGGCTGGATATCGCTTTGCCGCCCGACTTGTTCAACAGGCTTGCAGACGGGCTGAGTGACAAGCTGGGGACGATTACCGATCAGGGGGTTTTTGCCGCAGTGGTGACGTCCACCCGCCGTCGCCGGTATTTGAAAACCATCCTGAAGTCGCGCGGAATCACAAATCCGGTCCTGTCCTTCGAGGAAATCGGACTCGAAGCGCGGCCGGCCCTGGTCGGGATGGTTCAGGCATGA
- a CDS encoding FliM/FliN family flagellar motor C-terminal domain-containing protein, with translation MDDAADLNMKSADASNPFVSVPVEVLVSVGKARPLIRDLVSLGENAILTLDKRVEDPVDLYVGDRLVARGQLEELEGDQAGQLAVRLTEIADLQSGLG, from the coding sequence ATGGATGACGCGGCCGATCTGAACATGAAATCTGCCGATGCGAGCAACCCTTTCGTTTCGGTTCCAGTCGAAGTGCTCGTCTCAGTCGGCAAAGCCCGGCCATTGATCCGCGACCTGGTCAGCCTGGGTGAAAACGCCATTCTGACCTTGGACAAGAGAGTCGAAGACCCGGTGGACCTGTACGTCGGCGACCGCCTGGTTGCACGCGGCCAGCTGGAAGAACTGGAAGGCGACCAGGCAGGCCAGCTGGCCGTGCGCCTGACGGAAATTGCCGATCTGCAAAGCGGTTTGGGATGA
- the motA gene encoding flagellar motor stator protein MotA, whose protein sequence is MIGIVGIVVIFAMVFGGYLLAGGKMAIILKSLPFEMMMIGGAAVGAFLIANDMGGVKHTLKDLGKVFKGPKWKPDDYRDLLCLLFALIRIARANPVEVEQHIEDPENSSVFNKYPKILGDKEAVNLICDTMRSASMNYDDPHQVEEVLEKRMEANLHHALHSSHALQTMADGLPALGIVAAVLGVIKTMGSIDQPPEVLGKLIGGALVGTFLGVFLSYGLVAPFAGKVKAVVEEDSHFYQLIREVLVANLHNHAAAICIEVGRQNTPSHFRPGFSELEEALKSVKQDAA, encoded by the coding sequence ATGATCGGGATTGTAGGCATTGTGGTGATCTTTGCCATGGTGTTCGGCGGATACCTTCTGGCCGGCGGCAAGATGGCGATCATCCTGAAGTCGCTGCCGTTTGAAATGATGATGATCGGCGGGGCTGCGGTCGGTGCTTTCCTCATTGCCAATGACATGGGCGGCGTGAAGCACACGCTCAAGGACCTTGGGAAGGTGTTCAAGGGCCCCAAGTGGAAGCCGGATGACTACCGCGATCTTCTTTGCCTGCTGTTCGCGCTGATCCGAATTGCGAGGGCCAATCCGGTTGAAGTGGAACAGCATATCGAGGATCCGGAGAACTCTTCTGTTTTCAACAAGTACCCCAAGATCCTGGGTGACAAGGAAGCAGTGAACCTGATTTGCGACACAATGCGCTCGGCTTCGATGAACTATGATGACCCGCATCAGGTCGAGGAGGTTCTGGAAAAGCGCATGGAGGCCAATCTCCATCACGCGCTGCACTCCAGCCACGCGCTGCAGACCATGGCTGATGGTCTGCCCGCGCTTGGGATTGTTGCGGCGGTTCTGGGTGTGATCAAGACCATGGGGTCGATCGACCAGCCGCCGGAAGTACTGGGCAAGCTGATTGGCGGCGCGCTGGTTGGCACGTTCCTTGGTGTTTTCCTGTCCTACGGCCTGGTTGCGCCTTTTGCGGGCAAGGTGAAGGCCGTGGTCGAAGAGGATTCCCACTTTTACCAGCTGATCCGCGAAGTGCTGGTCGCCAACTTGCACAATCATGCCGCGGCCATCTGCATCGAGGTCGGCCGCCAGAACACTCCCTCGCACTTCCGTCCAGGCTTTTCGGAACTTGAAGAAGCCCTCAAATCGGTGAAACAGGACGCAGCATGA
- a CDS encoding flagellar basal body P-ring protein FlgI, producing the protein MIRILRLLIACLFLLPAVAQANAIRLKDLVEFDGVRGNDLVGYGLVVGLDGTGDGLRNSPFTEEIMSNILERLGVNVTGEQFRPKNVAAVFVTATLPPFARVGSTIDVTVSAIGDSKSLLGGTLIMTPLNAADGQIYAVSQGTILAGGAVAEGEAAVVTQGVPTAGVIPSGARVEREIDFDLASLNSMRLALREPDFTTAGRIERAINAEFGGNVALMRDSGTVEVDIRRTNTRSTAHAVGRIENILVEPQRKARVVVDQRSGTIVMGSDVRISRVAVAQGNLTLRIEETPLVVQPNPFSDGETVVVPRTGAAIEEEEGIQLAEVPETTSLSEVVAGLNALGVSPRDMIDILKSLKAAGALHAEFVVR; encoded by the coding sequence ATGATCAGAATTCTCCGCCTTCTCATTGCATGCCTGTTTCTGCTGCCTGCAGTGGCCCAGGCCAATGCCATCCGGCTCAAGGATCTTGTTGAATTTGATGGCGTGCGCGGCAATGACCTGGTCGGCTACGGTCTGGTTGTTGGCCTGGATGGCACCGGCGACGGTTTGCGCAACTCACCCTTCACCGAAGAAATCATGTCCAACATCCTGGAACGTCTGGGCGTCAACGTGACCGGGGAGCAATTCCGGCCGAAGAATGTTGCTGCGGTCTTTGTGACTGCGACACTGCCGCCGTTTGCGCGTGTCGGCAGCACGATTGATGTGACAGTGTCTGCGATTGGCGACTCCAAGAGCCTTCTGGGCGGCACCCTGATCATGACCCCGCTGAATGCGGCGGATGGGCAGATCTACGCCGTTTCCCAGGGAACGATCCTGGCTGGCGGCGCAGTCGCCGAAGGTGAAGCCGCAGTCGTTACCCAAGGGGTGCCGACTGCCGGGGTAATCCCCTCGGGCGCCCGGGTTGAACGGGAAATCGACTTTGACCTTGCTTCGCTCAATTCCATGCGGCTGGCGCTGCGGGAACCGGATTTCACCACCGCTGGCCGCATTGAGCGGGCAATTAATGCTGAATTTGGCGGCAACGTTGCTCTGATGCGCGATTCCGGCACGGTAGAAGTCGACATTCGCCGCACCAATACTCGCTCGACCGCTCATGCGGTGGGACGGATCGAAAACATCCTGGTTGAGCCGCAGCGCAAGGCGCGCGTCGTTGTCGATCAGCGCTCCGGCACGATTGTGATGGGCAGCGATGTGCGGATTTCCCGTGTCGCCGTGGCGCAAGGCAATCTGACTTTACGGATCGAGGAGACGCCGCTGGTTGTGCAGCCCAACCCCTTTTCTGATGGTGAGACAGTTGTCGTGCCGCGCACTGGTGCCGCTATCGAGGAAGAGGAAGGAATTCAGCTGGCAGAAGTTCCCGAAACAACGTCGCTGTCCGAAGTTGTCGCCGGTCTGAATGCCCTGGGCGTATCGCCGCGGGACATGATCGACATTCTAAAAAGCCTCAAGGCGGCGGGAGCGCTGCACGCAGAGTTTGTGGTCCGCTGA
- a CDS encoding flagellin produces MIINSYGDMAQHLFLRGRNADLKENVTTLSEEFATGKTSNLTERLGGDFTYLADLESNLNRLDSYMVTNSEVQLFATTIQGSLEKVQGQVQAMRNDILTLSPAMDEYNAEQFGSQARQRMSSAINMMNTSVGGRTIFAGTATDTKPLNNSGTLMSAILTEVSGLTTANDIIQAVKDWFDDPLGFDTVMYNGSATALQPVTVGEGEQVSLGIQATDPNLKHTLQSYVITALADEPSLGLSEDVKIDLVIEASSELTESEDRLIKVQADVGFIEGRLDAISTRNEASKTSLSIVKNNLVSADPYETYTRLQEAQTQLEGIYTITARSSQLSLLKYIS; encoded by the coding sequence ATGATTATTAATTCTTACGGCGATATGGCGCAGCACCTCTTTCTCCGCGGCCGGAATGCGGATCTCAAGGAAAACGTCACCACTCTTTCCGAAGAGTTCGCGACGGGGAAAACCTCGAATCTGACTGAGCGCTTGGGGGGAGACTTCACCTATTTGGCGGATCTGGAGAGCAATTTGAACCGGCTCGACAGCTACATGGTCACCAATAGCGAGGTGCAACTGTTTGCCACCACTATCCAGGGCAGCCTTGAAAAGGTTCAAGGCCAGGTTCAGGCGATGCGCAACGATATCCTGACACTGTCTCCGGCGATGGATGAATACAATGCTGAACAGTTTGGCAGCCAGGCCCGGCAAAGGATGTCCAGCGCCATCAATATGATGAACACCTCTGTCGGCGGCCGAACTATCTTTGCCGGCACAGCGACAGATACCAAACCGCTCAACAATTCCGGGACGCTGATGAGCGCCATTCTGACGGAAGTGTCGGGGCTGACAACAGCCAATGACATCATTCAGGCGGTCAAGGACTGGTTTGATGATCCGTTAGGCTTTGACACCGTCATGTACAATGGTTCTGCAACAGCGCTGCAGCCAGTGACTGTGGGGGAGGGCGAACAGGTTTCTCTGGGTATCCAGGCCACAGATCCCAACCTCAAACACACACTGCAGAGTTATGTCATCACGGCGCTGGCAGACGAGCCGAGCCTGGGCCTGAGTGAAGATGTTAAGATCGATCTGGTGATCGAGGCCAGCAGCGAGCTGACCGAAAGCGAAGACCGTCTGATCAAGGTGCAAGCCGATGTCGGTTTCATCGAGGGCCGCCTGGATGCAATAAGCACCCGCAACGAAGCGTCGAAAACGAGCCTGAGCATCGTCAAGAACAACTTGGTCTCTGCCGACCCGTATGAAACCTACACCCGGTTGCAGGAAGCACAGACACAGCTCGAAGGCATCTATACAATCACCGCGCGAAGCTCGCAGCTGTCCCTGCTGAAGTACATCTCATGA